A region from the Vicinamibacterales bacterium genome encodes:
- a CDS encoding amidohydrolase family protein, with protein sequence MTAYRAAWVCPIDQPPIRDGVVTVHGGRIVSAGSRESFDCAQDTRDLGNVVLLPGLINAHVHLELSWLRGRVPPAAKFTDWVKQLVATRRSVERPDDPAVVGPLKAAIRELQASGTVAVGDISNSLASPGPMRDAGLDGLVFHELLGFRERDGALIDRARAERAAAATRVSLAPHAPYSTSPELFRAIRKAVNESGCPIMSVHLGESAEESELLATGTGPWRGMLELIGVWRDDWTIPGCGPVEYLDGLGVIDDKTLVVHGVQFDDAALARLAALGATLVTCPRSNQWVGVGMPPIERFYQSGVAVAIGTDSLASVEDLNLFSELKTMRWLAPNVPAPALLESATLVGARALGLADELGSLTPGKRAEILAIELPGPVDDIEEHLVSGVDASRIQHLGTLGPLGTRGTLGT encoded by the coding sequence ATGACCGCCTACCGGGCGGCCTGGGTCTGCCCGATCGACCAGCCTCCCATCAGAGACGGCGTCGTCACGGTTCACGGCGGACGGATCGTTTCTGCCGGGAGTCGGGAGTCCTTCGACTGCGCTCAGGACACCCGCGATCTTGGGAACGTTGTCCTCCTGCCTGGCCTCATCAACGCCCATGTTCATCTCGAGCTGTCGTGGTTGCGCGGGCGCGTACCGCCTGCCGCGAAGTTCACCGATTGGGTCAAGCAGCTGGTCGCCACGCGGCGGAGCGTGGAGCGGCCCGATGATCCAGCGGTGGTCGGGCCGCTCAAGGCCGCCATCAGGGAACTGCAGGCATCAGGAACGGTGGCGGTGGGGGACATCAGCAACTCGCTGGCCTCGCCCGGGCCGATGCGCGACGCCGGCCTCGACGGTCTCGTCTTCCATGAGCTGCTCGGCTTCAGGGAACGTGATGGCGCCTTGATCGATCGCGCGCGCGCGGAGCGGGCGGCGGCCGCCACGCGCGTGTCGCTGGCGCCGCACGCGCCGTACTCGACCTCGCCCGAGTTGTTCCGGGCCATTCGGAAAGCGGTCAACGAGTCGGGCTGCCCGATCATGAGCGTCCACCTCGGCGAGTCGGCCGAGGAGAGCGAGTTGCTGGCCACCGGCACGGGACCGTGGCGGGGCATGCTGGAGTTGATCGGCGTGTGGCGCGACGACTGGACGATCCCCGGTTGCGGGCCGGTGGAGTACCTCGATGGCCTGGGCGTCATCGATGACAAGACCCTGGTGGTGCATGGCGTGCAGTTCGACGACGCCGCGCTGGCGCGGCTCGCGGCGCTGGGCGCCACGCTCGTGACCTGTCCGCGAAGCAATCAATGGGTCGGCGTGGGCATGCCGCCGATCGAGCGCTTTTATCAGTCGGGCGTGGCCGTGGCCATCGGCACCGACAGCCTGGCCAGTGTCGAGGACCTCAACCTGTTCAGCGAGCTGAAGACCATGCGCTGGCTTGCCCCGAATGTCCCGGCGCCGGCGCTGCTCGAAAGCGCCACCCTCGTCGGCGCCCGCGCCCTGGGATTGGCCGACGAGCTCGGTTCCCTGACGCCAGGCAAGCGAGCGGAGATTCTCGCCATCGAACTCCCCGGGCCGGTGGATGATATTGAAGAGCATCTGGTGAGCGGCGTTGACGCGTCTCGCATTCAGCACCTAGGCACCTTAGGCCCCCTAGGCACCCGCGGCACCCTAGGCACCTAG
- the mqnC gene encoding cyclic dehypoxanthinyl futalosine synthase: MDLKAFEQRIESGGRLTADEALQLYRHAPTYWLGRMADGVRRRRHPEGLVTYIIDRNVNYTNVCVARCNFCAFYREVGHGDGYVLGFDEIARKIEETQALGGIQLLLQGGHNPDLPIAWYEDLFRSVKQRFPDFKLHALSPPEVLHLSRMSKLPVPEVISRLIAAGLDSIPGGGAEILVDRVRKLLNCFNKASADEWLEVMRHAHRAGLRTTATMMYGTVETDEERIEHMARLRAVQDETGGFTAFIAWSYQPEHTERGGVEATGIEYLRTLAISRLFLDNFDNMQASWVTQGGKVGQLSLAFGANDMGSVMIEENVVRAAGASYCMDEVEIVRNAEDAGFVAKRRNMHYDILGGPFFREHAVPRTLELSTAREAGDNSVPAELVNYPARSAAGKRQRSQPPASPVA, translated from the coding sequence ATGGATCTCAAGGCGTTCGAGCAGCGAATCGAGTCGGGTGGCCGTCTCACCGCAGACGAGGCGCTGCAGCTGTATCGCCACGCGCCCACCTACTGGCTGGGCCGCATGGCCGACGGCGTGCGGCGGCGCCGGCATCCCGAAGGCCTGGTCACCTACATCATCGATCGCAACGTCAACTACACGAACGTGTGCGTGGCGCGGTGCAACTTCTGCGCGTTCTATCGCGAGGTCGGCCACGGCGACGGCTACGTGCTGGGCTTCGACGAGATCGCGCGGAAGATCGAAGAGACGCAGGCGCTCGGCGGCATCCAGTTGCTGCTGCAGGGCGGCCACAATCCCGACCTGCCGATCGCGTGGTACGAGGACCTGTTCCGCTCGGTGAAGCAGCGCTTCCCGGATTTCAAGCTGCACGCGCTGTCGCCGCCGGAAGTGCTCCACCTGTCGCGGATGTCGAAGCTGCCCGTGCCCGAGGTGATCAGCCGGCTGATTGCCGCCGGCCTCGACAGCATCCCTGGTGGCGGCGCCGAGATCCTGGTGGACCGCGTCCGCAAGTTGCTCAACTGCTTCAATAAGGCCAGCGCCGACGAGTGGCTGGAGGTCATGCGTCACGCGCACCGGGCCGGCCTGCGGACCACCGCGACGATGATGTACGGCACCGTTGAGACGGACGAAGAGCGCATCGAGCACATGGCGCGGCTGCGCGCCGTGCAGGACGAGACCGGCGGCTTCACCGCGTTCATCGCCTGGAGCTATCAACCGGAGCATACCGAGCGCGGCGGCGTCGAAGCCACCGGCATCGAGTACCTCCGCACGCTGGCGATCTCGCGCCTGTTCCTCGACAACTTCGACAACATGCAGGCGTCGTGGGTCACCCAGGGCGGCAAGGTCGGCCAGTTGAGCCTCGCGTTCGGCGCCAACGACATGGGCAGCGTGATGATCGAGGAGAACGTCGTGCGGGCGGCCGGGGCCAGCTACTGCATGGACGAAGTCGAGATTGTTCGCAATGCCGAGGACGCCGGTTTCGTCGCCAAGCGCCGCAACATGCATTACGACATCCTGGGCGGCCCGTTCTTCCGCGAGCACGCGGTCCCGCGCACGCTGGAGCTGTCGACCGCGCGCGAGGCGGGCGATAACTCGGTGCCGGCGGAACTCGTGAACTATCCCGCCCGCAGCGCCGCCGGCAAGCGCCAACGCTCGCAGCCGCCGGCGTCGCCGGTCGCATGA
- a CDS encoding menaquinone biosynthesis protein codes for MTRLRLGAVSYLNTKPLVYGLDAHPDQFDVRFDVPAKCATLLHEGAVDLGLIPAIEYLRGAEDYWMVPGVSIASEGDVASVAVFSKKPIDQVETMALDLSSRTSVALTRILCAKRWGIAPAFTPAEPDVTAMLARADAALVIGDPAMAIDADARGLLKIDLGGEWDALTGLPFVYAMWTGRQGAASPGQCAALRAARDHGVANLSRIADEAGQGDAGRAGRALRYLRDNLKNGLGEREAAGLRRFHELGVELGLAPALKPLNFYP; via the coding sequence ATGACCCGGCTCCGCCTGGGCGCGGTGTCGTACCTCAATACGAAGCCGCTCGTGTATGGCCTCGACGCCCATCCCGATCAGTTCGACGTTCGCTTCGACGTGCCGGCGAAGTGCGCGACGCTGCTGCACGAGGGCGCGGTGGACCTCGGCCTGATTCCCGCAATCGAATACCTGCGGGGCGCCGAGGACTACTGGATGGTGCCGGGCGTCTCGATTGCGTCCGAAGGCGACGTCGCCTCCGTCGCCGTGTTCTCGAAGAAGCCGATCGACCAGGTCGAGACCATGGCTCTCGACCTGAGTTCGCGGACCTCGGTGGCGCTGACCCGCATCCTGTGCGCCAAGCGGTGGGGCATTGCCCCGGCCTTCACGCCCGCCGAACCGGACGTGACCGCCATGCTGGCCCGCGCCGATGCCGCCCTGGTGATTGGCGACCCCGCGATGGCCATCGACGCCGACGCGCGCGGCCTGCTCAAGATCGACCTGGGCGGCGAGTGGGACGCCCTCACGGGCCTGCCGTTCGTGTACGCCATGTGGACCGGCCGCCAGGGCGCGGCATCGCCCGGGCAGTGCGCCGCGTTGCGGGCGGCCCGTGACCACGGCGTGGCCAACCTGTCGCGAATCGCGGACGAGGCCGGCCAGGGCGACGCCGGCCGCGCCGGGCGGGCGTTGCGGTATCTGCGTGATAATCTCAAGAATGGATTAGGCGAGCGCGAAGCCGCCGGGTTGCGGCGCTTCCACGAACTGGGCGTCGAACTGGGATTAGCCCCCGCCCTCAAGCCGCTCAACTTCTACCCATAG
- a CDS encoding Gfo/Idh/MocA family oxidoreductase, giving the protein MRAVVIGVGHLGRHHARILASMPGVTLAGVVDTNQERAGQIAAERGTTAYADVREVPGKIDVAVVAVPTERHAAIAMRLIEAGVHTLVEKPVTQTIAEADALIAAARKAGVVFAVGHSERFNPAVVAARPHIKDPRFIEVHRLGQFPDRSLDIDVVLDLMIHDIDLILSLVPSEVEGVEAVGVPVLTPRIDIANARLRFANGCIANLTASRISREPVRKIRFFQQDAYVSIDTAAREVEMWRLVPQPTGLPKIGGGKLEVPGDEPLKGELEDFLGAVRDGRAPAVTGEQGRAALALATRIVELMGHQP; this is encoded by the coding sequence ATGAGGGCGGTCGTAATCGGCGTGGGACACCTCGGCAGGCACCACGCGCGCATCCTGGCGTCGATGCCGGGCGTGACGCTCGCCGGCGTGGTCGACACCAATCAGGAGCGCGCCGGCCAGATCGCGGCGGAGCGCGGGACCACCGCCTATGCCGACGTGCGGGAGGTGCCGGGCAAGATCGACGTCGCCGTGGTCGCGGTGCCGACCGAGCGCCATGCCGCCATCGCCATGCGGTTGATTGAGGCGGGCGTGCACACGCTGGTCGAGAAGCCGGTGACGCAGACCATTGCCGAAGCCGACGCGTTGATTGCCGCGGCCCGCAAGGCGGGCGTGGTGTTCGCGGTGGGCCACAGCGAACGCTTCAACCCGGCGGTGGTGGCGGCGCGCCCGCACATCAAGGACCCGCGCTTCATCGAGGTGCACCGGCTCGGCCAGTTCCCGGATCGCAGCCTCGACATCGACGTGGTGCTGGACCTGATGATCCACGACATCGACCTGATCCTGAGCCTGGTGCCCAGCGAGGTCGAAGGGGTGGAGGCGGTGGGCGTGCCGGTGCTGACGCCGCGCATCGACATCGCGAATGCGCGCCTGCGTTTCGCCAACGGCTGCATCGCCAACCTCACCGCCAGCCGGATCAGCCGCGAGCCGGTCCGCAAGATTCGCTTCTTCCAGCAGGACGCGTACGTGTCGATCGACACCGCGGCCCGCGAGGTGGAGATGTGGCGCCTGGTGCCGCAGCCCACCGGCCTGCCCAAGATCGGCGGCGGCAAGCTGGAAGTGCCCGGCGACGAGCCGCTCAAGGGTGAGCTGGAAGACTTTCTGGGCGCCGTGCGCGACGGCCGCGCGCCGGCGGTGACCGGCGAGCAGGGCCGCGCCGCGCTGGCGCTGGCGACGAGGATTGTGGAACTGATGGGACACCAGCCGTGA